In Panacibacter ginsenosidivorans, the following proteins share a genomic window:
- a CDS encoding alpha-L-rhamnosidase-related protein → MNKKIKCFLLGFVFFSNLVAQQIDPSILHEQWKARWIAVPGEPSKEYGVYLFRKNIDVTGKPSSFVVHVSGDNRYKLFVNGNLVSLGPARSDLYYWNFETVDIAAYLTTGKNTLAAIVWNDGDERPEGQISNRTGFVMQGDTQNESAVNTNDSWKCMRDVAYKPLTGVGYYTYYVAGPGELVDMKQSVQGWMKNDFDDSQWLKASQNWSGASPKGIGDINGWMMVPSPLPQMERTTQRLKALRKATGINAPGGFPATKTSFTIPANTNAILLLDQSYLTNAYVTLQFSKGKDAAITLKYAEALFEKDPTGRGMQPKGNRDVVEGKYFVGRRDSIISSGEDKQDFTTLSYRTFRYIQLTVQTKDEPLTLDDLYGTFTGYPFKLNAKFSADDNDTLNKILEIGWRTARSCAMETYMDCPYYEQLQYIGDSRIQALVTLYNSGDDRLVRNAINQMDHSRIAEGITLSRHPSFSPQQIPTFSLWYIGMLHDYWMYRGDSNFIKDKLQGVRNVLWFYSKYQQTDGALKGVPYWMFTDWVDDRKGWSGGTAPYSKDGSSAVLDLQLLWALQVAADMEKHLGSAEYAATYTNKAMQLQKTIRAKYWDASKGFFADTDDKDIYSQHANALAILTNTIEGSDATALAKKIQTDNLLAPASIYFKYYLHMAYTKAGLGNDYLKWLDIWRDNIKMGMTTWAEISNISETRSDCHAWGASPNIEFYRTILGIDSDAPGFSKIKIEPHLGDLKNAEGSVPHPNGTIVTSYKMDGGKWNIEITLPANTSGRFVWKGKPYPLKVGSNKFLL, encoded by the coding sequence ATGAATAAAAAAATAAAATGCTTTTTACTTGGCTTTGTTTTTTTTAGCAATCTGGTTGCACAACAAATAGATCCATCTATTTTGCATGAACAGTGGAAAGCCAGGTGGATCGCGGTCCCCGGCGAACCATCAAAAGAATATGGGGTGTATTTATTCAGAAAGAATATTGATGTTACCGGCAAACCATCTTCTTTTGTAGTGCATGTCTCCGGCGATAACAGGTATAAATTATTTGTAAATGGAAATCTTGTTTCGCTTGGTCCGGCACGCAGCGACCTGTATTACTGGAATTTTGAAACTGTTGATATTGCTGCATATTTGACTACCGGAAAAAATACATTGGCTGCAATTGTCTGGAATGATGGCGATGAAAGACCGGAAGGACAGATATCAAACCGTACTGGTTTTGTTATGCAGGGAGACACGCAAAATGAATCTGCAGTAAATACAAACGATTCATGGAAATGTATGCGTGATGTGGCTTATAAGCCGTTAACAGGTGTTGGCTATTATACTTATTATGTTGCAGGTCCGGGTGAGTTGGTTGATATGAAACAATCCGTGCAGGGCTGGATGAAAAATGATTTTGATGATAGTCAATGGTTGAAAGCATCGCAGAACTGGTCCGGAGCTTCACCAAAAGGCATTGGTGATATTAATGGTTGGATGATGGTGCCATCTCCATTGCCGCAAATGGAAAGAACAACACAACGGTTGAAAGCGTTAAGAAAAGCAACAGGAATAAATGCACCGGGAGGTTTTCCTGCGACAAAAACTTCTTTCACTATTCCTGCAAATACAAATGCAATATTGTTGCTGGATCAATCTTATTTAACCAATGCATATGTAACATTGCAATTCTCAAAAGGCAAAGATGCAGCAATAACATTGAAATATGCAGAAGCTTTGTTTGAGAAAGATCCTACAGGCAGAGGCATGCAACCTAAAGGAAACCGTGATGTGGTAGAAGGAAAATATTTTGTTGGCAGAAGAGACAGCATTATTTCAAGTGGAGAAGATAAACAAGACTTTACTACTTTATCGTACAGAACATTTCGTTACATACAATTAACTGTTCAAACAAAAGATGAACCGTTAACCTTGGATGATCTTTATGGAACATTCACGGGGTATCCATTTAAACTGAATGCAAAATTTTCTGCAGATGATAATGATACACTAAATAAAATTTTGGAAATAGGCTGGCGCACTGCAAGATCATGTGCTATGGAAACATACATGGATTGCCCTTATTATGAACAGTTGCAATATATTGGCGACAGCCGCATACAGGCGCTTGTAACATTGTACAACAGTGGTGATGATCGTTTGGTGCGCAATGCCATCAATCAAATGGATCATTCACGCATTGCAGAAGGAATAACGTTGAGCCGACATCCATCTTTTTCTCCGCAACAGATCCCAACATTTTCTTTGTGGTATATTGGCATGTTGCATGATTACTGGATGTATCGTGGCGACAGCAATTTTATAAAGGACAAATTGCAGGGTGTAAGAAATGTGTTGTGGTTTTACAGCAAATATCAGCAGACAGATGGAGCATTAAAAGGCGTGCCTTACTGGATGTTCACCGATTGGGTTGATGACCGCAAAGGCTGGAGCGGTGGCACGGCACCTTATAGTAAAGACGGAAGCTCTGCTGTGCTTGATCTTCAATTGCTGTGGGCATTACAGGTTGCCGCAGATATGGAGAAACATTTAGGTTCTGCAGAATATGCAGCCACTTATACAAATAAAGCAATGCAATTACAGAAAACGATTCGTGCAAAATATTGGGATGCATCCAAAGGTTTTTTTGCAGATACAGATGATAAAGATATTTACTCACAACATGCAAATGCGTTGGCAATTCTTACCAACACGATTGAAGGCAGCGACGCAACTGCATTGGCAAAGAAAATACAGACAGATAATTTGTTGGCACCAGCATCTATTTATTTCAAATATTATTTGCACATGGCTTATACCAAAGCGGGCCTTGGAAATGATTATTTGAAATGGCTTGATATATGGCGGGACAATATTAAGATGGGCATGACCACTTGGGCAGAGATTTCAAACATAAGTGAAACACGTTCTGATTGTCATGCATGGGGTGCAAGTCCAAATATAGAATTTTACAGAACTATTCTCGGTATTGATTCCGATGCACCAGGTTTTAGTAAAATAAAAATTGAACCACATCTTGGCGATTTGAAAAATGCAGAAGGTTCTGTTCCGCATCCAAACGGAACAATTGTTACCAGTTATAAAATGGATGGAGGTAAATGGAATATTGAAATTACTTTACCTGCAAATACTTCCGGAAGATTTGTATGGAAAGGAAAACCATATCCATTGAAAGTTGGCAGTAATAAATTTTTGTTGTAA
- a CDS encoding DUF5916 domain-containing protein, with product MKTSTALFIFFLLVSFRSTAQTNKPRVLDAKRTAGILKIDGVLNEEAWKDAAVMTDLVYFRPKMGAKENFENRTIAYLMYSDEGIYFGGFCYERSKDSIATQLMGVRDGYGTNDYIGVIFDTYNDKLNGFEYFVTPLGEQWDAKMNPPSMDGDMEDFSWNGVWKSGAVITDSGWSFEMFIPFSAIRFGKKDVQDWGVNITRRRRKTEEQNTWNPIDVNVNGFLTQEGIWKGLSNIKPPLRLQFSPYLSVYGNHYPYNNPAEKNWTSQVNGGLDVKYGINQAFTLDATLIPDFGQVQSDNQVLNLTPFEVKYNEYRNFFTEGTELFSKGNLFYSRRIGGSPIHRYDVYNEIDSSESIIKNPTESKLINATKISGRTQSGLGIGFLNAITKPQYATIENTSTKEQSQLLTDPLTNYNVFVLDQTLKHNSSVSLINTNVWRSGKDYDANVTAGLFELNNKKNTYNLGGKLAVSNRFGYLSEGKTETGFSHELHFGKTSGRFNFNLSQERTDTKYSSDDMGYFTNNNYINHYLWMGYHFNEPKGWYNRINVNFNVNSSMLAKKIAPVDEKYQSAGFNVNANVQTKKLWFFGIFTGYNFKQNDFYEPRQTGWFFKRGSNIMVEAWAESNDSKKYSFFIDAFTKTGINFYGQFSANISMGQNFRINNKLSLSHNLNLSPQLNNMGYTYVDGSSDINFAKRKVNTVENTLSVKYSFTNKMGITFRARHYLSTVDNKDFFILQHDGTLKPNPDFHPDANQNVNFFNIDMVYSWQFAPGSFINIVWKNATQYFSNDVESRYFENFKNTIKSDNNNNLSLKVIYFLDYLTLKQHVAKPDKNLK from the coding sequence ATGAAAACCAGCACTGCATTATTCATCTTTTTTCTGCTTGTTTCTTTTAGAAGCACGGCACAAACAAACAAACCCAGGGTGCTTGATGCAAAACGTACAGCAGGCATTTTAAAAATTGATGGAGTGTTAAATGAGGAAGCATGGAAAGATGCAGCTGTAATGACTGATTTGGTTTACTTCAGACCAAAGATGGGCGCTAAAGAAAATTTTGAAAACAGAACAATTGCCTATTTAATGTATAGTGACGAAGGGATTTATTTTGGGGGCTTTTGTTATGAAAGAAGCAAAGACAGTATTGCCACGCAACTTATGGGAGTGCGTGACGGCTATGGAACCAATGATTATATCGGGGTTATTTTTGACACATACAATGATAAGCTAAACGGCTTTGAATATTTTGTGACGCCATTAGGTGAACAATGGGATGCAAAAATGAACCCGCCAAGTATGGATGGAGACATGGAAGATTTTAGCTGGAACGGCGTATGGAAAAGCGGTGCCGTTATAACAGATAGTGGCTGGAGTTTTGAAATGTTCATCCCTTTTTCTGCTATTCGCTTTGGCAAAAAAGATGTGCAGGATTGGGGCGTTAACATAACACGCAGAAGAAGGAAAACAGAAGAACAAAATACGTGGAATCCAATTGATGTAAATGTAAATGGCTTTCTTACACAGGAAGGTATATGGAAAGGCTTATCGAATATAAAGCCACCATTGCGTTTGCAATTCTCACCTTATTTGTCAGTTTATGGCAATCATTACCCATATAATAATCCTGCTGAAAAAAACTGGACAAGCCAGGTTAATGGTGGCCTTGATGTAAAGTATGGCATTAACCAGGCATTTACTTTAGATGCTACGCTGATACCGGATTTCGGGCAGGTGCAAAGTGATAACCAGGTTCTGAATCTTACACCGTTTGAAGTAAAATATAATGAGTACCGGAATTTCTTTACAGAGGGAACTGAATTATTTAGTAAAGGAAATTTATTTTATTCAAGAAGAATAGGCGGCTCTCCTATTCACAGGTATGATGTGTATAATGAGATAGATAGTTCAGAAAGCATCATAAAAAATCCAACGGAATCTAAATTGATCAACGCTACAAAAATTTCAGGCCGTACACAAAGTGGCCTGGGCATTGGCTTTTTAAATGCGATCACTAAACCACAATATGCCACAATAGAAAACACTTCAACAAAAGAACAGAGCCAGTTACTCACCGATCCATTGACTAATTACAATGTATTTGTTCTTGATCAAACCCTGAAACACAATTCCAGTGTATCACTTATCAACACAAATGTATGGCGCAGCGGCAAAGATTATGATGCTAATGTAACAGCAGGCCTATTTGAATTAAATAATAAAAAGAACACTTATAACCTTGGTGGTAAACTTGCTGTAAGCAATCGTTTTGGCTATTTATCAGAAGGAAAAACAGAAACCGGTTTTAGTCATGAATTACATTTTGGTAAAACCAGTGGCCGTTTTAATTTCAATTTGTCACAGGAAAGAACAGATACCAAATATAGCAGTGATGATATGGGTTATTTTACCAATAACAATTATATCAATCATTATTTATGGATGGGCTATCATTTTAATGAACCAAAAGGTTGGTATAATCGCATCAATGTTAACTTCAACGTTAACAGCAGCATGCTTGCAAAGAAGATTGCACCGGTAGATGAAAAATATCAATCTGCAGGTTTTAATGTAAACGCTAACGTACAAACCAAAAAGCTTTGGTTCTTTGGAATATTTACAGGGTACAACTTTAAACAAAATGATTTTTATGAACCAAGACAAACCGGTTGGTTCTTTAAGCGTGGTAGTAATATAATGGTAGAAGCATGGGCCGAGAGTAACGACAGTAAAAAATATTCTTTCTTCATAGATGCGTTTACAAAAACAGGCATAAATTTTTACGGCCAGTTTAGTGCAAACATCTCTATGGGACAAAACTTTAGGATCAACAATAAATTAAGTCTTTCGCATAATTTAAATCTCTCCCCGCAGTTGAACAATATGGGCTATACTTATGTTGACGGAAGCAGTGATATCAATTTTGCAAAACGAAAAGTAAACACAGTTGAAAATACGCTAAGTGTAAAATATAGTTTCACCAACAAGATGGGAATTACTTTCAGAGCAAGGCATTATCTAAGTACGGTTGACAACAAAGATTTCTTTATACTTCAACACGATGGAACGCTAAAACCTAATCCAGACTTTCATCCTGACGCAAACCAAAATGTAAATTTCTTTAATATAGACATGGTTTACTCATGGCAGTTTGCGCCGGGAAGCTTCATCAATATTGTTTGGAAGAATGCAACGCAGTATTTCAGTAACGATGTAGAATCACGCTATTTTGAAAACTTCAAAAACACGATCAAATCAGACAACAATAATAATCTCTCTCTAAAGGTTATTTACTTTCTAGATTATTTAACGCTGAAGCAACATGTAGCAAAGCCGGATAAAAATTTGAAATAA